From one Triticum aestivum cultivar Chinese Spring chromosome 4B, IWGSC CS RefSeq v2.1, whole genome shotgun sequence genomic stretch:
- the LOC123090791 gene encoding linoleate 9S-lipoxygenase 1, translating into MILGGLIDGLTGANKSARLKGTVVLMRKNVLDLTDFGATIMDGIGDFFGKGVTCQLISSTLIDHDNGGRGKVGAEAELEQWVTSLPSLTTGESKFGLTFDWEVEKLGVPGAIIVNNHHSSEFLLKTVTLHDVPGRGNLSFVANSWIYPTSSYTYSRVFFANDTYLPSQMPAALKPYRDDELRNLRGDDQQGPYQEHDRVYRYDVYNDLGEGRPVLGGSADHPYPRRGRTGRKPNANDPNLESRLSLLEQIYVPRDEKFGHLKTSDFLGYSIKAITQGILPAVRTYVDTTPGEFDSFQDIINLYEGGIKLPNVPALEELRKQFPLQLIKDLLPVGGDSLLKLPVPHIIQADKQAWRTDEEFAREVLAGVNPVMITRLTEFPPKSSLDPSKFGDHTSTITAAHIEKNLEGLTVQQALESNRLYILDHHDRFMPFLIDVNNLPGNFIYATRTLFFLRGDGRLTPLAIELSEPVIQGGLTTAKSKVYTPVPSGSVEGWVWEFAKAYVAVNDSGWHQLVSHWLNTHAVMEPFVISTNRQLSVTHPVHKLLSPHYRDTMTINALARQTLINAGGIFEMTVFPGKFALGMSSVVYKDWKFTEQGLPDDLIKRGMAVEDPSSPYKVRLLVSDYPYAADGLAIWHAIEQYVSEYLAIYYPDDGVVQGDVELQAWWKEAREVGHGDLKDAPWWPRMQAVGELAKACTTIIWIGSALHAAVNFGQYPYAGFLPNRPTVSRRRMPEPGTDEYAELERDPERAFIHTITSQIQTIIGISLLEVLSKHSSDELYLGQRDTPEWTSDPKALEVFKRFSERLVEIESKVVGMNHDPELKNRNGPAKFPYMLLYPNTSDHKGAAAGLTAKGIPNSISI; encoded by the exons ATGATACTGGGCGGGCTCATCGACGGCCTGACGGGGGCGAACAAGAGCGCGCGGCTCAAGGGCACGGTGGTGCTCATGAGGAAGAAcgtgctggacctcaccgacttcGGCGCCACCATCATGGACGGCATCGGCGACTTCTTCGGCAAGGGCGTCACCTGCCAGCTTATCAGCTCCACCCTCATCGACCACG ACAACGGCGGGCGTGGGAAGGTGGGCGCGGAGGCGGAGCTGGAGCAGTGGGTGACGAGCCTGCCGTCGCTGACCACGGGGGAGTCCAAGTTCGGCCTCACCTTCGACTGGGAGGTGGAGAAGCTGGGCGTGCCGGGCGCCATCATCGTCAACAACCACCACAGCTCCGAGTTCCTGCTCAAGACCGTCACCCTCCACGACGTCCCCGGCCGCGGCAACCTCTCCTTCGTCGCCAACTCATGGATCTACCCCACCTCCAGCTACACCTACAGCCGTGTCTTCTTCGCCAACGAT ACGTACCTGCCGAGCCAGATGCCGGCGGCGCTGAAGCCGTACCGCGACGACGAGCTCCGTAACCTGCGGGGCGACGACCAGCAGGGCCCCTACCAGGAGCACGACCGCGTCTACCGCTACGACGTCTACAACGACCTCGGCGAGGGCCGCCCCGTCCTCGGCGGCAGCGCCGACCACCCCTACCCGCGCCGCGGACGCACCGGGCGCAAGCCCAACGCCAACGATCCCAACCTGGAGAGCCGGCTGTCGCTGCTAGAGCAGATCTACGTGCCGCGGGACGAGAAGTTCGGCCACCTCAAGACCTCCGACTTCCTGGGCTACTCCATCAAGGCCATCACGCAGGGCATCCTGCCGGCGGTGCGCACCTACGTCGACACCACCCCCGGCGAGTTCGACTCCTTCCAGGACATCATCAACCTCTACGAGGGCGGCATCAAGCTGCCCAACGTCCCCGCCCTCGAGGAGCTGCGCAAGCAGTTCCCGCTCCAGCTCATCAAGGACCTCCTCCCCGTGGGCGGCGACTCGCTGCTCAAGCTCCCCGTCCCCCACATCATCCAGGCGGACAAGCAGGCGTGGAGGACCGACGAGGAGTTCGCCCGGGAGGTGCTCGCCGGCGTCAACCCGGTCATGATCACGCGTCTCACG gagttCCCGCCAAAAAGTAGTCTGGACCCTAGCAAGTTTGGTGACCACACCAGCACCATCACGGCGGCACACATCGAGAAGAACCTCGAGGGCCTCACCGTGCAGCAG GCGCTGGAAAGCAACAGGCTGTACATCCTTGATCACCACGACCGGTTCATGCCGTTCCTCATCGACGTCAACAACCTGCCCGGCAACTTCATCTACGCCACCAGGACCCTCTTCTTCCTGCGCGGCGACGGCAGGCTCACGCCGCTCGCCATCGAGCTCAGCGAGCCTGTCATCCAGGGCGGCCTCACCACCGCCAAGAGCAAGGTGTACACGCCGGTGCCGAGCGGCTCCGTCGAAGGCTGGGTGTGGGAGTTCGCCAAGGCCTACGTCGCCGTCAACGACTCCGGGTGGCACCAGCTCGTCAGCCACTG GCTGAACACCCACGCGGTGATGGAGCCGTTCGTGATCTCGACGAACCGGCAGCTCAGCGTGACGCACCCGGTGCACAAGCTGCTGAGCCCGCactaccgcgacaccatgaccatCAACGCGCTGGCGCGGCAGACGCTCATCAACGCCGGCGGCATCTTTGAGATGACGGTGTTCCCGGGCAAGTTCGCGCTGGGGATGTCGTCCGTGGTGTACAAGGACTGGAAGTTCACGGAGCAGGGCCTGCCCGACGATCTCATCAAGAG GGGCATGGCGGTGGAGGACCCGTCGAGCCCGTACAAGGTGCGGCTGCTGGTGTCAGACTACCCGTACGCGGCGGACGGGCTTGCGATCTGGCACGCCATCGAGCAGTACGTGAGCGAGTACCTGGCCATCTACTACCcggacgacggcgtggtgcaggGCGACGTGGAGCTGCAGGCGTGGTGGAAGGAGGCGCGCGAGGTTGGGCACGGCGACCTCAAGGACGCGCCATGGTGGCCGAGGATGCAAGCCGTGGGCGAGCTGGCCAAGGCGTGCACCACCATCATCTGGATCGGATCGGCGCTGCACGCGGCGGTCAACTTCGGGCAGTACCCATACGCGGGGTTCCTCCCGAACCGGCCGACGGTGAGCCGGCGCCGCATGCCGGAGCCCGGGACGGACGAGTACGCGGAGTTAGAGCGCGACCCAGAGCGGGCCTTCATCCACACCATCACCAGCCAGATCCAGACCATCATTGGCATCTCGCTGTTGGAGGTGTTGTCCAAACACTCCTCTGACGAGTTGTACCTGGGTCAGCGCGACACGCCGGAGTGGACCTCGGACCCCAAGGCCCTGGAGGTTTTCAAGCGGTTCAGCGAGCGGCTGGTGGAGATCGAGAGCAAGGTGGTGGGCATGAACCACGACCCGGAGTTGAAGAACCGGAACGGCCCGGCCAAGTTCCCCTACATGCTGCTCTACCCCAACACCTCCGACCACAagggcgccgccgccggcctcaCCGCCAAGGGCATCCCCAACAGCATCTCCATCTGA
- the LOC123090792 gene encoding F-box protein At1g55000, translating into MEHQPHLSISPASPSSPVRTRRLTSFPHPSTRAILLPIAAMSSRAGDRALPASSPTEPDPEAPSAVSGGDFPADLLRAVLHRLPPADVARAACVCRLWRAVASDRAVLEAAFRAPWGVRRVLGDPATRAFWRAASLARFALSHAVRRGDTVPGVALKYSVQVTDIKRFNNMMSDHGIYSRERLLIPISNPEILLGSTCYIEMDHNSKREVAVFYPEGHPNGNAESMANAAAAKRQSKRILESVRRSLHVDDGTAEYYLSVTGGDPRAAMMEFSEDLRWEQRQAGQ; encoded by the exons ATGGAGCACCAACCACATCTCTCCATTTCCCCTGCCTCGCCTTCTTCCCCCGTCCGCACACGCCGCCTCACCTCCTTCCCCCATCCATCCACCCGCGCGATCCTCCTCCCGATCGCCGCCATGAGCAGCCGCGCCGGAGACCGCGCCCTCCCCGCCTCCTCCCCCACCGAACCCGATCCGGAGGCGCCGTCCGCGGTGAGCGGCGGCGACTTCCCGGCCGACCTCCTGCGGGCggtcctgcaccggctcccgcccGCGGACGTCGCGCGGGCGGCCTGCGTCTGCCGCCTCTGGCGCGCGGTCGCCTCCGACCGCGCCGTGCTCGAGGCCGCCTTCCGCGCGCCCTGGGGGGTGCGCCGCGTCCTCGGCGACCCGGCCACCAGGGCCTTCTggcgcgccgcctccctcgcccgcttCGCGCTCTCGCACGCCGTCCGTCGCGGGGACACCGTCCCCGGCGTCGCGCTCAAGTACTCCGTCCAG GTGACCGATATCAAACGGTTCAACAATATGATGAGTGACCATGGTATCTACTCAAGGGAGAGGCTTCTTATACCAATCAGTAATCCAGAAATCTTGTTGGGTAGCACATGCTACATTGAGATGGATCACAACTCAAAGAGAGAGGTCGCGGTCTTTTATCCGGAGGGCCACCCGAATGGAAACGCGGAATCCATGGCAAACGCTGCAGCTGCAAAAAGGCAAAGCAAACGGATTCTCGAGTCGGTGAGGCGAAGCTTGCATGTTGATGACGGAACTGCCGAGTACTACCTGTCCGTCACAGGTGGCGATCCGAGAGCTGCTATGATGGAGTTCTCGGAGGACCTTAGGTGGGAGCAGCGACAAGCAGGCCAATAG